The following are encoded together in the Acidicapsa ligni genome:
- the nuoH gene encoding NADH-quinone oxidoreductase subunit NuoH: MSFFPFLDQIFVLLQHWIAGLFPVWLQPFVGTVVAVIGIVAAFPGIFAVTTVLERKGLGRIQNRIGPNRVGPMGLLQPVADGIKSLTKEDIVPLSADAVVHFLAPVLLVVAVFLGFAVLPVGRNMVLANFDAGLLFFFAIGASTELSIFMAGWSSRNKYSLLGAMRAVAQMISYEVPLLLSSVVVVMITGSLSTVKIVEAQGGFTGIFPHWYVFTPWGFAGFVLFVIAALAETNRSPFDLPEGESELVAGYFTEYSGFKFALFFLGEYLGMFSIAGFAITLFLGGWGAPFSFLTFVPSWAWFFLKLLGSIAFFIWLRGTMPRLRQDQLMNFAWKFMLPMTLLNLVVAGSWRFFGDGWLRWVICSAVLLAAYVLLGRTLMRKQHLGPRSYRYAD, from the coding sequence ATGAGCTTCTTTCCTTTTCTGGACCAGATATTTGTCTTGTTGCAGCACTGGATTGCCGGGCTATTCCCGGTATGGTTGCAACCGTTTGTAGGTACAGTAGTAGCGGTGATTGGGATTGTTGCTGCGTTCCCCGGAATTTTCGCGGTGACGACCGTGCTGGAGCGCAAGGGACTGGGGCGTATTCAGAATCGTATCGGGCCAAATCGTGTCGGCCCAATGGGTCTTTTGCAGCCCGTCGCTGACGGCATCAAGTCGCTGACCAAGGAAGATATTGTTCCGTTGAGCGCAGATGCAGTGGTGCATTTTCTCGCGCCGGTTCTGCTGGTTGTCGCCGTGTTTCTGGGCTTTGCGGTGCTGCCTGTCGGGCGCAACATGGTGCTCGCAAACTTCGATGCAGGACTGTTGTTTTTCTTTGCCATCGGGGCATCGACAGAGCTGTCCATCTTTATGGCGGGCTGGTCGAGCCGCAATAAGTATTCGCTGCTTGGAGCGATGCGCGCTGTTGCCCAGATGATAAGTTACGAAGTACCGTTGCTGCTTTCGAGTGTCGTAGTCGTGATGATCACGGGGTCGCTTTCTACCGTGAAGATCGTTGAAGCGCAAGGCGGATTCACCGGCATTTTTCCGCACTGGTATGTGTTCACCCCCTGGGGATTCGCGGGTTTTGTGTTGTTCGTTATTGCCGCGCTGGCCGAGACGAATCGTTCCCCGTTCGATCTTCCGGAAGGCGAGTCCGAGCTGGTCGCAGGCTACTTCACGGAGTATTCGGGATTCAAGTTTGCATTGTTCTTTCTCGGGGAGTACCTGGGGATGTTTTCGATAGCAGGCTTTGCTATCACGCTCTTTCTGGGCGGATGGGGCGCACCGTTTTCCTTTCTGACATTTGTGCCTTCGTGGGCATGGTTCTTTCTTAAATTGCTGGGTTCGATTGCGTTCTTCATCTGGCTGCGCGGGACGATGCCTCGTTTGCGCCAGGATCAATTGATGAACTTCGCATGGAAGTTCATGTTGCCGATGACACTGCTTAATCTCGTCGTGGCAGGTAGCTGGCGTTTCTTTGGAGATGGCTGGCTGCGATGGGTGATCTGTAGTGCTGTGCTGCTTGCTGCTTATGTGCTGCTCGGTCGCACACTGATGCGAAAACAGCATCTCGGACCAAGGAGTTATCGCTATGCAGATTAA
- a CDS encoding NADH-quinone oxidoreductase subunit J family protein, giving the protein MIFGLSVVFLLIALVTVAGALAAALLRNLVHCALSLTVTFAGLALMYLQLDAQFAGFAQILVYIGAVAILVVFAILLTRGAGTQMHQAYSSSWLLGLVIAAAVFALLAWAVMKSLPSAVATATPVVSVKSIGYALMGNYVLPLEIVAVLLTVALLGAVIVAMPDVRRKGGVQ; this is encoded by the coding sequence ATGATTTTTGGATTGAGCGTTGTCTTTCTGCTGATTGCTCTGGTGACGGTCGCTGGCGCGCTGGCTGCTGCATTACTGCGCAATCTGGTCCACTGTGCGTTGAGCCTGACTGTGACCTTTGCGGGGCTGGCGCTGATGTATCTACAGCTCGATGCGCAATTTGCCGGCTTCGCGCAGATCCTGGTGTATATCGGAGCAGTTGCGATTCTTGTCGTCTTCGCAATCCTGCTGACGCGTGGCGCAGGGACGCAGATGCATCAGGCTTACTCGTCGAGCTGGCTGTTAGGACTGGTGATTGCAGCCGCGGTATTTGCATTGCTCGCATGGGCTGTAATGAAGAGCCTGCCGTCTGCGGTTGCCACTGCTACACCGGTTGTCAGCGTCAAGTCGATTGGATATGCGTTGATGGGCAACTATGTATTGCCTCTCGAAATCGTAGCCGTGCTGCTGACGGTTGCCCTGCTTGGCGCGGTGATTGTTGCCATGCCGGATGTGCGCAGGAAAGGTGGCGTGCAATGA
- the nuoK gene encoding NADH-quinone oxidoreductase subunit NuoK: MSPLTGCLIVAALVFAIGLAIALTRRNAILVLIGIELMLNAANLNLIAFWRFGPHAELLTGMMFAIFSIAVAAAEAAVGLGLVIAYHRHSKSTDLDAMTRMKG, from the coding sequence ATGAGTCCGCTGACAGGTTGTCTCATCGTGGCTGCGCTGGTGTTTGCCATTGGACTTGCAATCGCACTGACGCGGCGCAATGCGATTCTGGTGCTGATCGGCATCGAGCTGATGTTGAATGCCGCGAACCTGAACCTGATTGCTTTCTGGCGATTCGGACCGCATGCTGAATTGCTCACGGGAATGATGTTTGCTATCTTCTCCATTGCCGTTGCTGCTGCTGAGGCTGCGGTAGGGCTTGGGTTGGTGATCGCCTATCATCGCCATTCCAAGTCGACAGACCTGGATGCCATGACGCGGATGAAGGGATGA